The genomic segment TCGGTGGCCTCAGATAATACAAACCAAAGAGAGCCACCGCCCATCTGATTGGAACTAGATAGAATCCGAAAGCTGCCAACAAACAAAATATCACGAACAAGAATGTAGCTCTCGGGTCACGCCAGCTTAGCAATGCTTGAAATCTCTCACCTTGTGTCGCCAGATCCCCCACCACAGTTTGAATCCTCCCAGCCACGCTCCTGAGTCGATCATATCTCATTCGAATAACCTCCGAACTTCTGCTAGTCGGGAAGGAATCAAATTCCTCATCTAGTTCATCTGGATGCACGCTCTCAGCATAGGAGAGCCGAGTATCCATGTGAGGTGGGTGCCGTGGGCGAGACCTATAATGCCAGAGCCCCATGACAGCTAGGGTTAGCAATATGCAAGGAATTATGAGCTCAGGCACCAACACGAGTGTCATGAATGCAATAAGAAAGAGCATTGTGTACACAGGTTTGTGCCAGTTTCTCAAAATCTCCAGCAACCTGGTCATGGCAACAAACCAGGCCAAAACATTGGTGAGCCTGAAGAAATTTGCTTTGCTTTTTCTCATGCTCCACATGTGTGAATCATGGTCTAGCATGTACTCCACCACTTCTCTTCCCAAAGGAGGCTCCGCTCGACTGAGCCTTGAAGCCACCACATTCATCGCCTGGTACCTCAAACTATCCAACTGATTCACAGACAGTGGCTGCACATAATGCATTTTTGGCAGCAGGGGCATGGTGTACATATTGAGCATGTTGAACATGTTTGCGCACGAAAACCGTACTGCCAAATGAAGCTCTCCCATCTTTTTAACCCCAGAAGAATGCAGCATCAACAATGGGTAAGCATGAGTGTACACTCTGTCAGATTCAAGGGTAGACAACCGGATCCTAACTTTTCCTATGCGTATATCCCGGTTAGTAGTTCCACACACCACATTCTTGTCGATCCGTGAATTGTCAAACACCCCAATGGATATTACAGTGCAAGGATCAAAGACTTCCCAAGTGTACTGTTCATTCCATTTGGGAGACAAGCTATCAACAACAGTTCTAGTTCGAACCCATTTTTGGCCATACTTCGCCACACAATAAGAATCAGTGGAACCTCCTTTGCCATCTTTGATTTTCACAGGCATTATATTGGTGGCACCCAAAATACCAACTTCAAGCACACCAATGTAGGGCTTCCATAGCTGCTTAGCAGTGGGTCGAACATCGCTGCTATACATCGTCGCCTCATCAAGCACATGGTAACCCCCCTCGAGAGAGACTCGAAGGTGAATTCTAGATGCAAATCTTACCACAGCTTTGGTCTCATTTGGGCTGCTATATTGTGTATCCAGATTGAACCACCTAGATATCACAGACTTGTCATCTAGCCGCCTCTCAAGGTTCGCAACTGGAAGAATCGCCCTCCCTACAACCTCATCTCTATTCGGTATTAATCTATCCTCAACAGAGATCAACAAAAAGTCCTCAAAAGGTTCTGCTACCACAAACATCAAGTCCTCATTCCAAGAAGGATTAGATAGGCTCCTATTTGCAGCAGGGGAAGCGCTTCTGGTCCTTAAAACCTGGTTCCCAACTTGAACTTTAGCAAAAAGTTCAGGATACCTCATCATATTCATAGAGGCACCTTTGTCTCCCAACACAACATCTTGTGCTTCAATTACACCCACTCTCAAATACCAAAGTTTGGGAGATAAATAAACTTTTGACTTAATCGAACACAACCCATCCAAATGCACATTTGCTGCCTTCGAATGCCAGGCCTCAGCAAAGGCCTCGTCTGCCTGAGTTCCAAACCAAATAGACACCATAATTTCACAACATTTAGCCCTATCTCCCTTCTTATCCTCCATTCTATACCATTGAGGTGCTAACTGACTATCCGGTGGAACCCTTTTCGGGACCTCATTCAAATCAAACCAAACACGCCCTAAGAACTCTTCTTTGTTATTCTCCTTCACAAAAACCTCCACCACCGAGGATTGTATGCAATCCTTcgaaaaggcaaaaacttggTCCCATTCCGCGTTCCCCAAAGAAACCCTC from the Primulina tabacum isolate GXHZ01 chromosome 16, ASM2559414v2, whole genome shotgun sequence genome contains:
- the LOC142529953 gene encoding multiple C2 domain and transmembrane region protein 10-like — translated: MNKEKLVVEVVGAHNLMPKDGEGSSSPFVEVEFENQRQKTQVKYRDLNPVWNEKLFFHVNDVADLPYRTIEVNVFNEKRSNNSRNFLGKVRVSGSSIGREGEEVAQLYTLDKRSLFSHVRGEISLKPYLSSKEEVKQVINSGGGGENGSAVSGGGGGVSKKSKKMQQRSGNLVVPKQMGVGLGQENGRMVSGLQNQVHLKNVEPGQGDIKPVVITTVPRPVILAASHGGVSGGHGGVGGASSDYALKETSPHLGGVNKDKTSSTYDLVEQMQYLYVKVVKAREISIFGGGEVVAEVKLGNYKGITKRVSLGNAEWDQVFAFSKDCIQSSVVEVFVKENNKEEFLGRVWFDLNEVPKRVPPDSQLAPQWYRMEDKKGDRAKCCEIMVSIWFGTQADEAFAEAWHSKAANVHLDGLCSIKSKVYLSPKLWYLRVGVIEAQDVVLGDKGASMNMMRYPELFAKVQVGNQVLRTRSASPAANRSLSNPSWNEDLMFVVAEPFEDFLLISVEDRLIPNRDEVVGRAILPVANLERRLDDKSVISRWFNLDTQYSSPNETKAVVRFASRIHLRVSLEGGYHVLDEATMYSSDVRPTAKQLWKPYIGVLEVGILGATNIMPVKIKDGKGGSTDSYCVAKYGQKWVRTRTVVDSLSPKWNEQYTWEVFDPCTVISIGVFDNSRIDKNVVCGTTNRDIRIGKVRIRLSTLESDRVYTHAYPLLMLHSSGVKKMGELHLAVRFSCANMFNMLNMYTMPLLPKMHYVQPLSVNQLDSLRYQAMNVVASRLSRAEPPLGREVVEYMLDHDSHMWSMRKSKANFFRLTNVLAWFVAMTRLLEILRNWHKPVYTMLFLIAFMTLVLVPELIIPCILLTLAVMGLWHYRSRPRHPPHMDTRLSYAESVHPDELDEEFDSFPTSRSSEVIRMRYDRLRSVAGRIQTVVGDLATQGERFQALLSWRDPRATFLFVIFCLLAAFGFYLVPIRWAVALFGLYYLRPPKFRNKLPSSAVNFFKRLPTNADSML